CTGACCTGGGCGCTGAGGTTGAGCGCGAGCGCGTTGAAGAGGATCGTCAGGAGGAAGATCAACCGCATGAAGTGAATTCGGGTTCAGGTTGCCGCCGCGATTTTTGGATGAGCTGCCCCGCCTCGCGGGCGAGTTTGGTGATGCCCGACCAGTCTTGTTCGGCGACCAAGGCACGCGGGGCAAGCCAGGAGCCGCCGATGGCGTGGATGAGCGGTTCGCGAAGGAAGGTTTCAGCGTTGGTAGGGTTGATGCCGCCGAGCGGGAGGAATTTCACCCCGAGGTGGGAAAAGGGGGCGGCGATTTGGCGGAGATAGGGGAGTCCGCCGCTGGCTTCGCAGGGGAAAAACTTCATCAACTGGCAGTCGGATTCGAGGGCGATTTCGATGTCGGTGGGGGTGCAGATGCCGGGCGCAAAAGGAAGGCCGAGATCGCGCGCGGCAGCGATGGTTCGTGGGTTGGTGCCAGGGGCGACGGCGAAGTCGGCTCCAGCGCGATGAACATCTTCGACTTGGGATGGAGTAAGGACGGTTCCAGCTCCGATGGTCATGTCGGGCAGGTAGGCGTTGATCAGTTCAATAGCTTTCAGTGCGCCGGGGGTTCGCAAGGTAAGTTCGATGCAGTTGATGCCGCCTTCGAGCAGGGCAGTGGCAAGAGGGACGGCATCGGGAAGATGATCGAGGACAACAACGGCAATGATGCGGGATTGACGAAGTTTGCTAAAGGCGGGTTCAGGGAAAGTTGGCATCGAGCGGGGTTAGGGGGACGGGGATGTTGTTGTGGTGGTAGTGGTAGTGGTTTGGTGACGGCGCATGATGGGGATGACGACATCGGGGTGATCGGTGGCGAACGATTGGACTCCGAGATTGAGTAATCGTTCGTAGATGGCGGGTTCTGAGGCGGCCCAGGGAAGGGCTTGGAAAAGGATGCCCCGTGGCTTGAGTTCGGCGGCGAGTTCGCGAATGAAAGCCTCGGAGGGTTGAAGAGTGCGCATGCCGTTGGCGTCTTTGGGTTCGCGGATATGAATCTGGAGTTGAGTGATGCCGCCGAAGTTTTCGGTTTTGAGCTGATCGATGCGGGTCCGGAGTTTCTCCTCTTTGCCACCCATCCAGTGCAAGGTTTGGGCATCGGGCAGGAGGGCTTTCCATGCGCGGATTTCGTCAATGATGGTGGAAGCAAAAATGACCTGACTCCCGACCTGTTGTTTCTTCACCAGATTGGCGAGATCTTTGAGGTCGACTTCCTTGATGTCGAGATAGAGACGCCGGTGCGGTTCTCCGCGCATGAAGTCGAAGATCTCGTCGAGGGTATGGATGTGTTCTGTGCGGTTGGGATCGCCGGTTTCGGCTCCGATCTTGAGTTTGCGGATGGCGCTGAGCGGGAGGTCGCGCACGCCCTGTTTTTTCAATTCCGGCGAGGGATCATGAACGACGCGGGCGAAGTTCTTGTCGTGAAACACGACGATGTGTCCGTCAGAAGTGGTGCGGATGTCGGCTTCGGGAATGGCGCCGAGTTCCCAGCCAAGCTCGAAGGCTTTTACGCTATTTTCCGGGGCGAGCACTCCGGCGCCGCGATGGCTTTGGACGATGAAAGGGACGGGCTCGGTGGCATGCGCCGAGGTCAGCAGCAGACAACAGAGAAGTCGGGTGATCACGAGGGGTCAGGAGGGTTGGGGGTGGTGACGGTGTTGCAGGCTCAGTGTTGGGGCAATTGGCGGGATTGCAACGAATGGATTCGAGTCACTGAATGTGGTGAGCAGGGCCCACGTTGAGGCGATGGGAGTTTTTGATTGACCTGAGGCTGAGGGGTGGGACATCATTGATCATGTTGATGATGAGGCGTTTCGGTTTGATCTGGATTCTAACTCTCGTGTGGGGCGCGGTGCAGATGCCATCGGTTCATGCGGTGGTGCTGGTTCAGCAGACTTCTGGTCAGTTCGCTTTCGAAGCGGAGTCATACACAACTCTGACCGGCACTGGTTGGGAGAGAATCACTACCACCACCGGCACCAAGACGTTGCCAGGCGGATCGAATGCGGTGGGAGATGCTTTGTATTCGAGGAATGGTGGATCGCCAAGTTCGTTTGCGACTTACAGTCTGCAGTTCATTGCTGATGGAACTTACTACGTCTATTCCCGCTATTCGATGTATGACATCGTATCCGGCGCTCCTTCGCCTCCTGGTTATGGTAATGAAGATTCGTTTCATATCGCACGCGATCTTGGATTGGCTCCGGCGATCGGTGGAGGAGCAGATGTGGACTGGTATGCCCAGCATCTTTCTCCTCAGGGGCATTTACCGGCGGATTCGCCAACTCCCAATCCCAACGATGGGCGGTTTTTTTACTGGGATGAGGCGCAGCTGTCGGGCACTTCGACCAATCCGCTGACCTTTACGATTACGGGAGCGAGTGCAACAACGCCGGTGGATGTAACCTTTTCCATTGGCAACCGGGAAGGTGGGGTGACGCTTGACCGGTTCGTGTTCAGCACCACGAGGCTCAACACCTCGATTTCTGCTGGGAACAGCGCGACCTTGGATGGGATCGCGTCGGTGCCTGAGCCTTCAAGAGCGGTTTTTTCGATGGTGGCGTTGGTGCTGGCGGTGGGGATCAGGCGCCGGGATGTTTGAGGGGGGAGGGGTTGGATGGCCGGAGGATTACGCTTGCGCGATTTTGGCGAGCTGGCCCTTAGATTCGGACCAGTCGACTTCATGGGGTTGACGTTTGCTTTGCGCGGCAATGGCGGAGGTGACTCCTGCGGCTTCGCCCATGGCAACGGCGTTCCCGGTAACGCGATAACTGGCGTGCGAGATGAAGTCGCCGCTGATGCAACGTCCGGCCATCATGAGGCCGTCGACGTCTTTGGCGATGAGGGCGCGGAGGGGGATGTGATACGGTTTGGTTTTGACCCCGGCGTTGTGATAGGGCTTGGTTTCGTTGTCCTTTTTGGTGACGGCGTGAATGTCGACGTTGAAGGTGACGGTGACGACGCCGTCGTCCTGTTGGCGGCCTTCGATGAGGTCTTCCTTGGTCATGAAGTAGCGGCCTTTGATGCGGCGTCCATCGCGAACCCCGATTTGCTCGGCGGTGGCGACAAGCAGCAGTCCATCCCATGGCCCGCCAAGTTTGCGCAGGCCTCGGGTGATGGTGTGGATCTCCGCCCGGGCACGCAAAGTGGCGGCGGTGATGGCATCGGCATCATCGGCGCGCACGGCGTATTCGTGATTGATCATCAGGTTGAACAGGCCGTCGCGAACGTGGAACAATGAAGGCGTGCCGTAAGTGGGATTGTGGCCAAAGCGGGCCATTTCGGCGCGGAGATTTTCGACCGGTTCCTTGCGCCAGGAGGGGCTACCGTAGTGGGAGGCGAAGGGCTGCAAGGCTTCGGGGTTGGGAACGGTGACCATGGCCATCATGGTCATGGGCTGGCAGGGACAGGCCTGATTTTCGCCTAGTTCCCATTCGCATCCGGCAAGGTGACCGAGGTCGCCGTCACCGGTGGTGTCGATGAAGACACGGGCCTTCCATGCCTGACGTCCGGATTTGGATTCGGTGACGATGGTGCTGAGACGCTTGTTGTCGTCTTTATAAGCAGCGACAACGCGGCTGAAAAGCTGGATCTTAACTCCGGCGGCGACACACATTTCTTCGAGGAGGAGTTTCATTTCCTCGGGATCGTAGAAGTAGGCGCTCTTCGTGTTTGCCTTAAAGCCGGAGCGTGCGGTGAGTTCGTTGACGATTTCCTGATTGAGTCCGGTGTTTTTGGCATCGAGCACGTAGCTGAGCAGACCCGCGGTCCACACGCCGCCGAGGCATCCGTGAACTT
This is a stretch of genomic DNA from Phragmitibacter flavus. It encodes these proteins:
- a CDS encoding bifunctional 4-hydroxy-2-oxoglutarate aldolase/2-dehydro-3-deoxy-phosphogluconate aldolase; this encodes MPTFPEPAFSKLRQSRIIAVVVLDHLPDAVPLATALLEGGINCIELTLRTPGALKAIELINAYLPDMTIGAGTVLTPSQVEDVHRAGADFAVAPGTNPRTIAAARDLGLPFAPGICTPTDIEIALESDCQLMKFFPCEASGGLPYLRQIAAPFSHLGVKFLPLGGINPTNAETFLREPLIHAIGGSWLAPRALVAEQDWSGITKLAREAGQLIQKSRRQPEPEFTSCG
- a CDS encoding glycerophosphodiester phosphodiesterase, coding for MITRLLCCLLLTSAHATEPVPFIVQSHRGAGVLAPENSVKAFELGWELGAIPEADIRTTSDGHIVVFHDKNFARVVHDPSPELKKQGVRDLPLSAIRKLKIGAETGDPNRTEHIHTLDEIFDFMRGEPHRRLYLDIKEVDLKDLANLVKKQQVGSQVIFASTIIDEIRAWKALLPDAQTLHWMGGKEEKLRTRIDQLKTENFGGITQLQIHIREPKDANGMRTLQPSEAFIRELAAELKPRGILFQALPWAASEPAIYERLLNLGVQSFATDHPDVVIPIMRRHQTTTTTTTTTSPSP
- a CDS encoding FAD-dependent oxidoreductase; its protein translation is MPIQSPSSASPNRRHFLGSALAGITGTPLLLSNATASTTPINSGLNEPTRNLPITDDVDVIVCGSGPAGIGAAITAARSGAKVRLFEVHGCLGGVWTAGLLSYVLDAKNTGLNQEIVNELTARSGFKANTKSAYFYDPEEMKLLLEEMCVAAGVKIQLFSRVVAAYKDDNKRLSTIVTESKSGRQAWKARVFIDTTGDGDLGHLAGCEWELGENQACPCQPMTMMAMVTVPNPEALQPFASHYGSPSWRKEPVENLRAEMARFGHNPTYGTPSLFHVRDGLFNLMINHEYAVRADDADAITAATLRARAEIHTITRGLRKLGGPWDGLLLVATAEQIGVRDGRRIKGRYFMTKEDLIEGRQQDDGVVTVTFNVDIHAVTKKDNETKPYHNAGVKTKPYHIPLRALIAKDVDGLMMAGRCISGDFISHASYRVTGNAVAMGEAAGVTSAIAAQSKRQPHEVDWSESKGQLAKIAQA